One region of Canis aureus isolate CA01 chromosome 31, VMU_Caureus_v.1.0, whole genome shotgun sequence genomic DNA includes:
- the VWA5B2 gene encoding von Willebrand factor A domain-containing protein 5B2 isoform X2, protein MPGLYCPSGWTPLPLTDSWVRACANGPCLSLRARLTYRNPQPQPVEGVFVYPLAEAEVVSGFEAEAAGRRVSFQLQSRRRSQAACCRALGPGWGAPTPRRCPQGHLVLDLAQARSTLVLPTGLINAAGTMTVTLCSSRELPSRPDGVLRVALPSVLTPLASPGPPGPPRPPGLCDDRLGLCPTSCFGVGSPQEEGLAWEERAAPQDVFSGPARCPAPYTFSFEMLVTGPCLLAGLESPSHALRADAPPHASSAATICVTLAEGHRCDRVLEILLHPSEPHQPHLMLEAGSLSSAEYEAQVRARRDFQRLQRRDSDGDRQVWFLQRRFHKDILLNPVLVLSFCPDLSSKPGHLGTATRELLFLLDGSSVAHKDAIVLAVKSLPPQTLINLAMFGTAVQPLFPESRPCSDDTMQLICENVETLQAASGPPDVLAALTWAMGQPQHKAHPRQLFLLTAASPVAAATHQTLELMRWHRGAARCFSFGLGPACHQLLQGLSALSRGQAYFPRPGERLQPMLVQALRKALEPALSDISVDWFVPDAVEALLTPREIPALYPGDQLLGYCSLFRVDGFRPRGPGGQEPGWQSLGGSVFPSPEEVPSATSPGTEPTGTSELLGTGTVSAELSSPWAAGDSEQSTDTLTDPVTDPGPNPSSDTAIWRRIFQSSYIREQYVLTHCSASPEPGPGSTGSSESPGSQDPGSPEGTAPLQLPSQQGCRSLAWTEPAGSRSCPLPPPPLASVKSGALSAEVLGRRRRAALAGRSLSSPPGQVNPVPGCPRHPSLGIARDGPGPESGLQLGQGPDDSGNLLSPAAMDWDMLMEPPFLFSAMPPSGESAPPAVTLPPQAPRCHVVIRALCGEQPMCWEVGVGLETLWGPGDASSLPLSPPEREGAWDQALHRLTAASVVRDNEQLALRGGAEATADQGHARRSWLRALQTSKVSSAPSCFTCPVAVDATTREVLPSALQVRSSELAEPPGTSPAPQSHLDATLLPTAVHSKGLQGGSLTGAWNPTQNGNPKAATRSPHRHPPQPPSRLGLGRGKARGSDSHRLCSPNQGQASDSNSEGSNHDYLPLVRLQEAPGSFRLDAPFCAAVRIPQERLCRASPFAVHRASLSPTSVSSPWALLGPGVGQGDSATASCSPSPSSGSEGPGQVDSGRGSDTEASEGPEGLGGADLRGRTWATAVALAWLEHRCAAAFGEWELAAAKADCWLRAQHLPDGLDLAALKAAARGLFLLLRHWDQNLQLHLLCYSPANV, encoded by the exons ATGCCCGGCCTGTACTGCCCCTCCGGCTGGACGCCGCTGCCGCTCACCGACTCCTGGGTGCGGGCCTGCGCCAACGGCCCGTGCCTCAGCCTGCGGGCCCGGCTCACCTACCGCAACCCGCAGCCGCAGCCGGTGGAGG GCGTCTTCGTGTACCCGCTGGCGGAGGCCGAAGTGGTCTCGGGCTTCGAGGCGGAGGCGGCCGGACGGCGCGTCTCGTTCCAGCTGCAGAGCCGGCGACGCTCGCAGGCCGCCTGCTGCCGCGCGCTGGGCCCCGGCTGGGGGGCCCCCACGCCCCGCCGCTGCCCGCAGG GTCATCTTGTCTTGGATCTGGCCCAGGCCCGGTCCACATTGGTGCTGCCCACAGGCCTCATCAATGCAGCCGGCACCATGACAGTGACCCTGTGCAGCAGCCGGGAGCTGCCCTCAAGGCCTGATGGGGTGCTGCGTGTGGCTCTGCCCTCTGTGCTCACCCCACTGGCCTCACCAGGCCCACCTGGGCCCCCCAGGCCTCCGGGGCTCTGTGACGACAGGTTGGGCCTATG CCCCACCAGCTGCTTCGGGGTGGGCAGCCCTCAGGAGGAAGGGCTGGCCTGGGAGGAGCGAGCTGCCCCTCAGGATGTGTTCTCAGGTCCTGCCCGCTGCCCTGCCCCATACACCTTCTCCTTCGAGATGCTGGTCACTGGGCCATGCCTGCTGGCAG gcCTGGAGAGCCCCTCTCATGCTCTGCGGGCAGATGCCCCACCTCATGCCAGCTCTGCGGCCACCATCTGTGTCACACTAGCAGAGGGCCACCGCTGTGACCGGGTGTTGGAGATCCTGCTGCACCCCAGTG AGCCCCACCAGCCACACCTGATGCTAGAGGCTGGCAGCCTGAGCTCAGCAGaatatgaggcccaggtgagggcccGCCGGGATTTCCAGAGGCTGCAGCGAAGGGACAGTGACGGGGACCGGCAG GTGTGGTTCCTGCAACGACGCTTCCACAAGGACATCCTGCTGAACCCCGTGCTGGTGCTGAGCTTCTGCCCAGACCTGAGCTCCAAGCCTGGGCACCTGGGCACAGCTACACGGGAGCTTCTCTTCCTGTTGGACGGCAGCAGTGTAGCACACAAG GATGCCATTGTTTTGGCCGTGAAGTCACTGCCACCACAGACGCTCATCAACCTGGCCATGTTCGGCACGGCGGTGCAGCCCCTCTTCCCAGAGAGCCGGCCTTGCAGCGAT GACACTATGCAGCTGATCTGTGAGAACGTTGAGACCCTGCAGGCGGCAAGTGGCCCCCCAGATGTGCTGGCCGCGCTGACCTGGGCCATGGGGCAGCCCCAGCACAAGGCCCACCCTAGGCAGCTGTTCCTGCTGACTGCTGCCTCGCCCGTGGCTGCTGCTACCCATCAAACCCTGGAGCTCATGAGGTGGCACAGGGGGGCAGCCAG GTGCTTCTCCTTTGGGTTGGGGCCTGCCTGCCACCAGCTGCTTCAGGGTCTGTCTGCCCTCAGCAGGGGCCAGGCCTATTTCCCAAGGCCTGGGGAGAGGCTGCAGCCCATG CTGGTGCAGGCTCTGCGGAAGGCACTGGAACCTGCTTTGAGCGACATCTCTGTGGACTGGTTTGTGCCTGATGCGGTGGAGGCACTGCTGACCCCCCGGGAGATCCCAGCACTCTACCCTGGGGACCAGCTGCTCGGTTACTGCTCACTCTTCAGGGTAGATGGCTTCCGGCCCCGCGGCCCAGGG GGCCAAGAACCTGGCTGGCAGAGCTTGGGAGGCTCTGTGTTCCCATCCCCAGAGGAAGTCCCATCTGCCACCAGTCCTGGCACCGAGCCCACTGGCACCTCAGAGCTCCTGGGAACAGGCACTGTGTCAGCGGAGCTGTCCAGTCCATGGGCTGCTGGGGACTCAGAGCAGA GTACTGACACTCTGACGGACCCAGTCACAGACCCTGGACCCAACCCCTCCTCTGATACAGCCATATGGCGCCGCATCTTCCAGTCATCATACATCCGGGAGCAGTATGTGCTCACTCACTGCTCTGCCAGCCCGGAGCCAGGTCCTGGCTCCACAGGCAGCAGCGAGTCCCctggttcccaggaccctggctccCCCGAGGGCACGGCTCCCCTGcagctcccttctcagcagggctGCCGCAGCCTGGCCTGGACAGAACCTGCAGGCTCCCGTTCCtgccccctgccaccacccccacTGGCTTCAGTCAAG TCTGGGGCCCTGAGTGCTGAGGTGCTGGGTCGTCGACGCAGAGCAGCTCTGGCCGGCCGGAGCCTCTCATCGCCTCCGGGTCAGGTGAACCCAGTCCCTGGCTGTCCCCGGCACCCCTCTCTGGGCATAGCACGAGATGGGCCAGGCCCTGAGTCAGGGCTGCAGCTGGGACAGGGCCCAGATGACTCAG GAAACCTGCTCTCCCCAGCAGCTATGGACTGGGACATGCTGATGGAACCCCCCTTCTTATTCTCTGCTATGCCTCCCAGTGGGGAGTCGGCCCCTCCGGCAGTGACACTGCCCCCTCAGGCTCCACGCTGCCACGTGGTGATCCGGGCCCTGTGTGGGGAGCAGCCTATGTGCTGGGAGGTGGGCGTTGGGCTAGAGACATTATGGGGACCTGGTGATGCTAGCTCACTGCCTCTATCACCTCCTGAAAGAGAAGGTGCTTGGGACCAAGCACTCCATCGGCTGACGGCAGCCTCCGTGGTCCGGGACAATGAACAGCTGGCTCTCCGTGGAGGGGCTGAGGCCACAGCTGACCAAG GCCATGCCCGGAGGTCCTGGCTCCGAGCCCTTCAGACGAGCAAGGTCAGTTCTGCCCCCTCCTGCTTCACCTGCCCGGTAGCTGTGGATGCGACCACCAGGGAGGTCCTCCCATCAGCCCTGCAGGTGCGGAGCTCAG AGCtagctgagcccccaggcacttCTCCAGCTCCTCAGAGCCATCTAGATGCAACTCTTCTGCCCACAGCTGTGCACTCTAAAG GACTTCAAGGAGGCTCTCTGACAGGCGCCTGGAACCCGACCCAAAATGGCAACCCCAAGGCTGCCACCAGAAGTCCTCATCGCCAtcccccccagcctccctctaGGCTCGGCCTGGGCAGAGGGAAGGCCAGAGGCTCTGACAGCCACAGACTCTGCAGCCCCAACCAGGGCCAGGCTAGTGACAGCAACAGTGAAGGCAGCAACCATGACTACTTGCCCTTG GTGCGGCTGCAGGAGGCACCCGGCTCCTTCCGCCTGGATGCGCCCTTCTGTGCAGCAGTCCGCATCCCACAGGAACGCCTGTGCCGTGCTTCACCCTTTGCTGTGCACCGTGCCAGCCTCAGCCCCACCTCGGTCTCCTCTCCCTGGGCGCTTCTGGGACCTGGTGTTGGCCAGGGTGACAGTgccacagcctcctgcagcccgTCCCCCAGCTCAGGCTCTGAGGGTCCAGGCCAGGTGGATAGTGGGAGGGGCTCAGACACCGAGGCCTCAGAGGGTCCAGAAGGGCTGGGTGGTGCTGACCTGCGGGGCCGGACCTGGGCCACAGCTGTAGCACTGGCATGGCTAGAGCACCGCTGTGCTGCAGCCTTTGGCGAGTGGGAACTAGCAGCAGCTAAAGCAGACTGTTGGCTGCGGGCCCAGCACCTGCCAGATGGCCTTGACCTGGCTGCCCTCAAAGCCGCAGCCCGGggtctcttcctgctgctccgCCACTGGGACCAGAATCTGCAGCTACACCTGCTGTGCTATAGCCCGGCAAATGTGTGA
- the VWA5B2 gene encoding von Willebrand factor A domain-containing protein 5B2 isoform X5, producing the protein MPGLYCPSGWTPLPLTDSWVRACANGPCLSLRARLTYRNPQPQPVEGVFVYPLAEAEVVSGFEAEAAGRRVSFQLQSRRRSQAACCRALGPGWGAPTPRRCPQGHLVLDLAQARSTLVLPTGLINAAGTMTVTLCSSRELPSRPDGVLRVALPSVLTPLASPGPPGPPRPPGLCDDRLGLCPTSCFGVGSPQEEGLAWEERAAPQDVFSGPARCPAPYTFSFEMLVTGPCLLAGLESPSHALRADAPPHASSAATICVTLAEGHRCDRVLEILLHPSEPHQPHLMLEAGSLSSAEYEAQVRARRDFQRLQRRDSDGDRQVWFLQRRFHKDILLNPVLVLSFCPDLSSKPGHLGTATRELLFLLDGSSVAHKDAIVLAVKSLPPQTLINLAMFGTAVQPLFPESRPCSDDTMQLICENVETLQAASGPPDVLAALTWAMGQPQHKAHPRQLFLLTAASPVAAATHQTLELMRWHRGAARCFSFGLGPACHQLLQGLSALSRGQAYFPRPGERLQPMGQEPGWQSLGGSVFPSPEEVPSATSPGTEPTGTSELLGTGTVSAELSSPWAAGDSEQTGTDTLTDPVTDPGPNPSSDTAIWRRIFQSSYIREQYVLTHCSASPEPGPGSTGSSESPGSQDPGSPEGTAPLQLPSQQGCRSLAWTEPAGSRSCPLPPPPLASVKSGALSAEVLGRRRRAALAGRSLSSPPGQVNPVPGCPRHPSLGIARDGPGPESGLQLGQGPDDSGNLLSPAAMDWDMLMEPPFLFSAMPPSGESAPPAVTLPPQAPRCHVVIRALCGEQPMCWEVGVGLETLWGPGDASSLPLSPPEREGAWDQALHRLTAASVVRDNEQLALRGGAEATADQGHARRSWLRALQTSKVSSAPSCFTCPVAVDATTREVLPSALQVRSSELAEPPGTSPAPQSHLDATLLPTAVHSKGLQGGSLTGAWNPTQNGNPKAATRSPHRHPPQPPSRLGLGRGKARGSDSHRLCSPNQGQASDSNSEGSNHDYLPLVRLQEAPGSFRLDAPFCAAVRIPQERLCRASPFAVHRASLSPTSVSSPWALLGPGVGQGDSATASCSPSPSSGSEGPGQVDSGRGSDTEASEGPEGLGGADLRGRTWATAVALAWLEHRCAAAFGEWELAAAKADCWLRAQHLPDGLDLAALKAAARGLFLLLRHWDQNLQLHLLCYSPANV; encoded by the exons ATGCCCGGCCTGTACTGCCCCTCCGGCTGGACGCCGCTGCCGCTCACCGACTCCTGGGTGCGGGCCTGCGCCAACGGCCCGTGCCTCAGCCTGCGGGCCCGGCTCACCTACCGCAACCCGCAGCCGCAGCCGGTGGAGG GCGTCTTCGTGTACCCGCTGGCGGAGGCCGAAGTGGTCTCGGGCTTCGAGGCGGAGGCGGCCGGACGGCGCGTCTCGTTCCAGCTGCAGAGCCGGCGACGCTCGCAGGCCGCCTGCTGCCGCGCGCTGGGCCCCGGCTGGGGGGCCCCCACGCCCCGCCGCTGCCCGCAGG GTCATCTTGTCTTGGATCTGGCCCAGGCCCGGTCCACATTGGTGCTGCCCACAGGCCTCATCAATGCAGCCGGCACCATGACAGTGACCCTGTGCAGCAGCCGGGAGCTGCCCTCAAGGCCTGATGGGGTGCTGCGTGTGGCTCTGCCCTCTGTGCTCACCCCACTGGCCTCACCAGGCCCACCTGGGCCCCCCAGGCCTCCGGGGCTCTGTGACGACAGGTTGGGCCTATG CCCCACCAGCTGCTTCGGGGTGGGCAGCCCTCAGGAGGAAGGGCTGGCCTGGGAGGAGCGAGCTGCCCCTCAGGATGTGTTCTCAGGTCCTGCCCGCTGCCCTGCCCCATACACCTTCTCCTTCGAGATGCTGGTCACTGGGCCATGCCTGCTGGCAG gcCTGGAGAGCCCCTCTCATGCTCTGCGGGCAGATGCCCCACCTCATGCCAGCTCTGCGGCCACCATCTGTGTCACACTAGCAGAGGGCCACCGCTGTGACCGGGTGTTGGAGATCCTGCTGCACCCCAGTG AGCCCCACCAGCCACACCTGATGCTAGAGGCTGGCAGCCTGAGCTCAGCAGaatatgaggcccaggtgagggcccGCCGGGATTTCCAGAGGCTGCAGCGAAGGGACAGTGACGGGGACCGGCAG GTGTGGTTCCTGCAACGACGCTTCCACAAGGACATCCTGCTGAACCCCGTGCTGGTGCTGAGCTTCTGCCCAGACCTGAGCTCCAAGCCTGGGCACCTGGGCACAGCTACACGGGAGCTTCTCTTCCTGTTGGACGGCAGCAGTGTAGCACACAAG GATGCCATTGTTTTGGCCGTGAAGTCACTGCCACCACAGACGCTCATCAACCTGGCCATGTTCGGCACGGCGGTGCAGCCCCTCTTCCCAGAGAGCCGGCCTTGCAGCGAT GACACTATGCAGCTGATCTGTGAGAACGTTGAGACCCTGCAGGCGGCAAGTGGCCCCCCAGATGTGCTGGCCGCGCTGACCTGGGCCATGGGGCAGCCCCAGCACAAGGCCCACCCTAGGCAGCTGTTCCTGCTGACTGCTGCCTCGCCCGTGGCTGCTGCTACCCATCAAACCCTGGAGCTCATGAGGTGGCACAGGGGGGCAGCCAG GTGCTTCTCCTTTGGGTTGGGGCCTGCCTGCCACCAGCTGCTTCAGGGTCTGTCTGCCCTCAGCAGGGGCCAGGCCTATTTCCCAAGGCCTGGGGAGAGGCTGCAGCCCATG GGCCAAGAACCTGGCTGGCAGAGCTTGGGAGGCTCTGTGTTCCCATCCCCAGAGGAAGTCCCATCTGCCACCAGTCCTGGCACCGAGCCCACTGGCACCTCAGAGCTCCTGGGAACAGGCACTGTGTCAGCGGAGCTGTCCAGTCCATGGGCTGCTGGGGACTCAGAGCAGA CAGGTACTGACACTCTGACGGACCCAGTCACAGACCCTGGACCCAACCCCTCCTCTGATACAGCCATATGGCGCCGCATCTTCCAGTCATCATACATCCGGGAGCAGTATGTGCTCACTCACTGCTCTGCCAGCCCGGAGCCAGGTCCTGGCTCCACAGGCAGCAGCGAGTCCCctggttcccaggaccctggctccCCCGAGGGCACGGCTCCCCTGcagctcccttctcagcagggctGCCGCAGCCTGGCCTGGACAGAACCTGCAGGCTCCCGTTCCtgccccctgccaccacccccacTGGCTTCAGTCAAG TCTGGGGCCCTGAGTGCTGAGGTGCTGGGTCGTCGACGCAGAGCAGCTCTGGCCGGCCGGAGCCTCTCATCGCCTCCGGGTCAGGTGAACCCAGTCCCTGGCTGTCCCCGGCACCCCTCTCTGGGCATAGCACGAGATGGGCCAGGCCCTGAGTCAGGGCTGCAGCTGGGACAGGGCCCAGATGACTCAG GAAACCTGCTCTCCCCAGCAGCTATGGACTGGGACATGCTGATGGAACCCCCCTTCTTATTCTCTGCTATGCCTCCCAGTGGGGAGTCGGCCCCTCCGGCAGTGACACTGCCCCCTCAGGCTCCACGCTGCCACGTGGTGATCCGGGCCCTGTGTGGGGAGCAGCCTATGTGCTGGGAGGTGGGCGTTGGGCTAGAGACATTATGGGGACCTGGTGATGCTAGCTCACTGCCTCTATCACCTCCTGAAAGAGAAGGTGCTTGGGACCAAGCACTCCATCGGCTGACGGCAGCCTCCGTGGTCCGGGACAATGAACAGCTGGCTCTCCGTGGAGGGGCTGAGGCCACAGCTGACCAAG GCCATGCCCGGAGGTCCTGGCTCCGAGCCCTTCAGACGAGCAAGGTCAGTTCTGCCCCCTCCTGCTTCACCTGCCCGGTAGCTGTGGATGCGACCACCAGGGAGGTCCTCCCATCAGCCCTGCAGGTGCGGAGCTCAG AGCtagctgagcccccaggcacttCTCCAGCTCCTCAGAGCCATCTAGATGCAACTCTTCTGCCCACAGCTGTGCACTCTAAAG GACTTCAAGGAGGCTCTCTGACAGGCGCCTGGAACCCGACCCAAAATGGCAACCCCAAGGCTGCCACCAGAAGTCCTCATCGCCAtcccccccagcctccctctaGGCTCGGCCTGGGCAGAGGGAAGGCCAGAGGCTCTGACAGCCACAGACTCTGCAGCCCCAACCAGGGCCAGGCTAGTGACAGCAACAGTGAAGGCAGCAACCATGACTACTTGCCCTTG GTGCGGCTGCAGGAGGCACCCGGCTCCTTCCGCCTGGATGCGCCCTTCTGTGCAGCAGTCCGCATCCCACAGGAACGCCTGTGCCGTGCTTCACCCTTTGCTGTGCACCGTGCCAGCCTCAGCCCCACCTCGGTCTCCTCTCCCTGGGCGCTTCTGGGACCTGGTGTTGGCCAGGGTGACAGTgccacagcctcctgcagcccgTCCCCCAGCTCAGGCTCTGAGGGTCCAGGCCAGGTGGATAGTGGGAGGGGCTCAGACACCGAGGCCTCAGAGGGTCCAGAAGGGCTGGGTGGTGCTGACCTGCGGGGCCGGACCTGGGCCACAGCTGTAGCACTGGCATGGCTAGAGCACCGCTGTGCTGCAGCCTTTGGCGAGTGGGAACTAGCAGCAGCTAAAGCAGACTGTTGGCTGCGGGCCCAGCACCTGCCAGATGGCCTTGACCTGGCTGCCCTCAAAGCCGCAGCCCGGggtctcttcctgctgctccgCCACTGGGACCAGAATCTGCAGCTACACCTGCTGTGCTATAGCCCGGCAAATGTGTGA
- the VWA5B2 gene encoding von Willebrand factor A domain-containing protein 5B2 isoform X3 has protein sequence MPGLYCPSGWTPLPLTDSWVRACANGPCLSLRARLTYRNPQPQPVEGVFVYPLAEAEVVSGFEAEAAGRRVSFQLQSRRRSQAACCRALGPGWGAPTPRRCPQGHLVLDLAQARSTLVLPTGLINAAGTMTVTLCSSRELPSRPDGVLRVALPSVLTPLASPGPPGPPRPPGLCDDSPTSCFGVGSPQEEGLAWEERAAPQDVFSGPARCPAPYTFSFEMLVTGPCLLAGLESPSHALRADAPPHASSAATICVTLAEGHRCDRVLEILLHPSEPHQPHLMLEAGSLSSAEYEAQVRARRDFQRLQRRDSDGDRQVWFLQRRFHKDILLNPVLVLSFCPDLSSKPGHLGTATRELLFLLDGSSVAHKDAIVLAVKSLPPQTLINLAMFGTAVQPLFPESRPCSDDTMQLICENVETLQAASGPPDVLAALTWAMGQPQHKAHPRQLFLLTAASPVAAATHQTLELMRWHRGAARCFSFGLGPACHQLLQGLSALSRGQAYFPRPGERLQPMLVQALRKALEPALSDISVDWFVPDAVEALLTPREIPALYPGDQLLGYCSLFRVDGFRPRGPGGQEPGWQSLGGSVFPSPEEVPSATSPGTEPTGTSELLGTGTVSAELSSPWAAGDSEQTGTDTLTDPVTDPGPNPSSDTAIWRRIFQSSYIREQYVLTHCSASPEPGPGSTGSSESPGSQDPGSPEGTAPLQLPSQQGCRSLAWTEPAGSRSCPLPPPPLASVKSGALSAEVLGRRRRAALAGRSLSSPPGQVNPVPGCPRHPSLGIARDGPGPESGLQLGQGPDDSGNLLSPAAMDWDMLMEPPFLFSAMPPSGESAPPAVTLPPQAPRCHVVIRALCGEQPMCWEVGVGLETLWGPGDASSLPLSPPEREGAWDQALHRLTAASVVRDNEQLALRGGAEATADQGHARRSWLRALQTSKVSSAPSCFTCPVAVDATTREVLPSALQVRSSELAEPPGTSPAPQSHLDATLLPTAVHSKGLQGGSLTGAWNPTQNGNPKAATRSPHRHPPQPPSRLGLGRGKARGSDSHRLCSPNQGQASDSNSEGSNHDYLPLVRLQEAPGSFRLDAPFCAAVRIPQERLCRASPFAVHRASLSPTSVSSPWALLGPGVGQGDSATASCSPSPSSGSEGPGQVDSGRGSDTEASEGPEGLGGADLRGRTWATAVALAWLEHRCAAAFGEWELAAAKADCWLRAQHLPDGLDLAALKAAARGLFLLLRHWDQNLQLHLLCYSPANV, from the exons ATGCCCGGCCTGTACTGCCCCTCCGGCTGGACGCCGCTGCCGCTCACCGACTCCTGGGTGCGGGCCTGCGCCAACGGCCCGTGCCTCAGCCTGCGGGCCCGGCTCACCTACCGCAACCCGCAGCCGCAGCCGGTGGAGG GCGTCTTCGTGTACCCGCTGGCGGAGGCCGAAGTGGTCTCGGGCTTCGAGGCGGAGGCGGCCGGACGGCGCGTCTCGTTCCAGCTGCAGAGCCGGCGACGCTCGCAGGCCGCCTGCTGCCGCGCGCTGGGCCCCGGCTGGGGGGCCCCCACGCCCCGCCGCTGCCCGCAGG GTCATCTTGTCTTGGATCTGGCCCAGGCCCGGTCCACATTGGTGCTGCCCACAGGCCTCATCAATGCAGCCGGCACCATGACAGTGACCCTGTGCAGCAGCCGGGAGCTGCCCTCAAGGCCTGATGGGGTGCTGCGTGTGGCTCTGCCCTCTGTGCTCACCCCACTGGCCTCACCAGGCCCACCTGGGCCCCCCAGGCCTCCGGGGCTCTGTGACGACAG CCCCACCAGCTGCTTCGGGGTGGGCAGCCCTCAGGAGGAAGGGCTGGCCTGGGAGGAGCGAGCTGCCCCTCAGGATGTGTTCTCAGGTCCTGCCCGCTGCCCTGCCCCATACACCTTCTCCTTCGAGATGCTGGTCACTGGGCCATGCCTGCTGGCAG gcCTGGAGAGCCCCTCTCATGCTCTGCGGGCAGATGCCCCACCTCATGCCAGCTCTGCGGCCACCATCTGTGTCACACTAGCAGAGGGCCACCGCTGTGACCGGGTGTTGGAGATCCTGCTGCACCCCAGTG AGCCCCACCAGCCACACCTGATGCTAGAGGCTGGCAGCCTGAGCTCAGCAGaatatgaggcccaggtgagggcccGCCGGGATTTCCAGAGGCTGCAGCGAAGGGACAGTGACGGGGACCGGCAG GTGTGGTTCCTGCAACGACGCTTCCACAAGGACATCCTGCTGAACCCCGTGCTGGTGCTGAGCTTCTGCCCAGACCTGAGCTCCAAGCCTGGGCACCTGGGCACAGCTACACGGGAGCTTCTCTTCCTGTTGGACGGCAGCAGTGTAGCACACAAG GATGCCATTGTTTTGGCCGTGAAGTCACTGCCACCACAGACGCTCATCAACCTGGCCATGTTCGGCACGGCGGTGCAGCCCCTCTTCCCAGAGAGCCGGCCTTGCAGCGAT GACACTATGCAGCTGATCTGTGAGAACGTTGAGACCCTGCAGGCGGCAAGTGGCCCCCCAGATGTGCTGGCCGCGCTGACCTGGGCCATGGGGCAGCCCCAGCACAAGGCCCACCCTAGGCAGCTGTTCCTGCTGACTGCTGCCTCGCCCGTGGCTGCTGCTACCCATCAAACCCTGGAGCTCATGAGGTGGCACAGGGGGGCAGCCAG GTGCTTCTCCTTTGGGTTGGGGCCTGCCTGCCACCAGCTGCTTCAGGGTCTGTCTGCCCTCAGCAGGGGCCAGGCCTATTTCCCAAGGCCTGGGGAGAGGCTGCAGCCCATG CTGGTGCAGGCTCTGCGGAAGGCACTGGAACCTGCTTTGAGCGACATCTCTGTGGACTGGTTTGTGCCTGATGCGGTGGAGGCACTGCTGACCCCCCGGGAGATCCCAGCACTCTACCCTGGGGACCAGCTGCTCGGTTACTGCTCACTCTTCAGGGTAGATGGCTTCCGGCCCCGCGGCCCAGGG GGCCAAGAACCTGGCTGGCAGAGCTTGGGAGGCTCTGTGTTCCCATCCCCAGAGGAAGTCCCATCTGCCACCAGTCCTGGCACCGAGCCCACTGGCACCTCAGAGCTCCTGGGAACAGGCACTGTGTCAGCGGAGCTGTCCAGTCCATGGGCTGCTGGGGACTCAGAGCAGA CAGGTACTGACACTCTGACGGACCCAGTCACAGACCCTGGACCCAACCCCTCCTCTGATACAGCCATATGGCGCCGCATCTTCCAGTCATCATACATCCGGGAGCAGTATGTGCTCACTCACTGCTCTGCCAGCCCGGAGCCAGGTCCTGGCTCCACAGGCAGCAGCGAGTCCCctggttcccaggaccctggctccCCCGAGGGCACGGCTCCCCTGcagctcccttctcagcagggctGCCGCAGCCTGGCCTGGACAGAACCTGCAGGCTCCCGTTCCtgccccctgccaccacccccacTGGCTTCAGTCAAG TCTGGGGCCCTGAGTGCTGAGGTGCTGGGTCGTCGACGCAGAGCAGCTCTGGCCGGCCGGAGCCTCTCATCGCCTCCGGGTCAGGTGAACCCAGTCCCTGGCTGTCCCCGGCACCCCTCTCTGGGCATAGCACGAGATGGGCCAGGCCCTGAGTCAGGGCTGCAGCTGGGACAGGGCCCAGATGACTCAG GAAACCTGCTCTCCCCAGCAGCTATGGACTGGGACATGCTGATGGAACCCCCCTTCTTATTCTCTGCTATGCCTCCCAGTGGGGAGTCGGCCCCTCCGGCAGTGACACTGCCCCCTCAGGCTCCACGCTGCCACGTGGTGATCCGGGCCCTGTGTGGGGAGCAGCCTATGTGCTGGGAGGTGGGCGTTGGGCTAGAGACATTATGGGGACCTGGTGATGCTAGCTCACTGCCTCTATCACCTCCTGAAAGAGAAGGTGCTTGGGACCAAGCACTCCATCGGCTGACGGCAGCCTCCGTGGTCCGGGACAATGAACAGCTGGCTCTCCGTGGAGGGGCTGAGGCCACAGCTGACCAAG GCCATGCCCGGAGGTCCTGGCTCCGAGCCCTTCAGACGAGCAAGGTCAGTTCTGCCCCCTCCTGCTTCACCTGCCCGGTAGCTGTGGATGCGACCACCAGGGAGGTCCTCCCATCAGCCCTGCAGGTGCGGAGCTCAG AGCtagctgagcccccaggcacttCTCCAGCTCCTCAGAGCCATCTAGATGCAACTCTTCTGCCCACAGCTGTGCACTCTAAAG GACTTCAAGGAGGCTCTCTGACAGGCGCCTGGAACCCGACCCAAAATGGCAACCCCAAGGCTGCCACCAGAAGTCCTCATCGCCAtcccccccagcctccctctaGGCTCGGCCTGGGCAGAGGGAAGGCCAGAGGCTCTGACAGCCACAGACTCTGCAGCCCCAACCAGGGCCAGGCTAGTGACAGCAACAGTGAAGGCAGCAACCATGACTACTTGCCCTTG GTGCGGCTGCAGGAGGCACCCGGCTCCTTCCGCCTGGATGCGCCCTTCTGTGCAGCAGTCCGCATCCCACAGGAACGCCTGTGCCGTGCTTCACCCTTTGCTGTGCACCGTGCCAGCCTCAGCCCCACCTCGGTCTCCTCTCCCTGGGCGCTTCTGGGACCTGGTGTTGGCCAGGGTGACAGTgccacagcctcctgcagcccgTCCCCCAGCTCAGGCTCTGAGGGTCCAGGCCAGGTGGATAGTGGGAGGGGCTCAGACACCGAGGCCTCAGAGGGTCCAGAAGGGCTGGGTGGTGCTGACCTGCGGGGCCGGACCTGGGCCACAGCTGTAGCACTGGCATGGCTAGAGCACCGCTGTGCTGCAGCCTTTGGCGAGTGGGAACTAGCAGCAGCTAAAGCAGACTGTTGGCTGCGGGCCCAGCACCTGCCAGATGGCCTTGACCTGGCTGCCCTCAAAGCCGCAGCCCGGggtctcttcctgctgctccgCCACTGGGACCAGAATCTGCAGCTACACCTGCTGTGCTATAGCCCGGCAAATGTGTGA